TTCTCCTTTGAGAAAGGGTTGCTCGGTGACGGTGCGCAGAGTGCAGATTTCATTGGTATGACCTTCCCCGGCAATGTCACGCAGGGCGATGCCAATAACGTGAAGCTGCGCTTTGATGACAGTTTCGTGAAACTGGCCGCTGCCGGCAAGCTGTGATGAGTGACGGAGTTTGCCATGCGACAGATTAACCGTCATCCCACTTCCGGCATGCGTTTGATGCTTGTGATGTTGCCGTTTGTTTTGCTGTTGGCCGCCTATTTTCTCGGCTCGGCAGTGCGACTGGAAGCTAACCCGCAGGACAAATTGCTCCCAGGCCTGCAACAGATGCTGGATGCAATATCACGGATGGCGTTTTCCCCGGATAAACGTAGCGGCGAGTATCTGTTCTGGGTTGATACCCTGGTGAGCCTCGCCCGGTTGCTGACCGGGCTGGCCATCGCCTCGTTGATCGGCCTGTGCATAGGGGTTGCCGCTGGGGTATTTCCGCTGTGGCGAGCTTCACTTTCGCCACTGATGACGGTGCTGTCGATGATCCCGCCGCTGGCGATTTTACCGGTGCTGTTTATCGTCTTTGGGCTGGATGAACTGTCGAAAGTGATGCTCATCGTTATTGGCATCACACCGATGCTGGCCCGGGATCTTGAACACCGCGCCTGTGAAATCCCGCCGGAGATCCTGATCAAAGCGCAGACGCTGGGAGCAAATAGCTGGACGCTGGTGCTACGGGTCGTGTTACCGCAGTTACTGTCACGGCTACTGACATCCCTGCGCCTGTTACTGGGTTCGGCGTGGTTATTCCTGATCTCGGCAGAGGCTATCTCATCCACTGCAGGTCTGGGTTATCGCATTTTCCTCGTGCGTCGTTATATGGCGATGGATGTCATTATTCCCTATGTCCTGTGGATCACGCTGCTGGCGTGGCTGATGGATTTGGCACTGCGTCAGTTACACAAAACCTGTTTCCCCTGGGCGGAAGGAGGTAAGGCATGAGCTTTATCACCATCAACAATATCTGGCAGGAGTACGGCGACCATGTGGTGCTCGAACACCTGAACTTGCAGGTTAAAGAAGGCGAGTTCTGTTCAATGGTTGGCGCGTCCGGTTGTGGAAAATCCACCTTCCTGCGCCTGTTGCTCGGTCAGGAAGCGCCCAGCCGTGGCACGATTACGCTTGATGGCAAACCGCTCATTGCTGAGCCGGACAGCAGCCGTGGCGTGGTGTTTCAGCGCTACTCGGTTTTCCCGCATCTCAGCGTGCTGGATAACGTCACCATGGGGCTTGAATTGCCGCAATCACCGTTATGTGGACGGCTATTTGGGGCGAAAAAACGGGCCGCGCGTGAACGTGCAACGGAGATGCTGGAAAAGGTTGGGCTTGGTCAGGCGCTTGATAAATACCCGGCCCAACTCTCTGGCGGTATGCAACAGCGTTTAGCGATTGCTCAGGCCTTCATTATGCAGCCGCGCGTTTTATTGCTTGATGAACCCTTTGGCGCGCTCGACCCTGGCATTCGTAAAGACATGCATGCCCTGCTGCTGCAACTGTGGGGCGAAACCCGCATGACCGTCTTTATGGTAACCCACGATCTGTCGGAGGGTTTCAACCTCGGTACGCGTCTTCTGGTGTTCGACAAAGTGCGGCTTGATCCACATGCTCCGAACGCCTATGGCGCGCGCATCACTTACGACATTCCGCTCAATGAGACGCGACTCTCTGCGCTGAGCGGTACGGCTCCCGATAACGTCTATGCATTAAGGAGTTAATCCTGTGAATATCACCTCAACCCTTCTTCGTGAAGAGAGACTGCCCGGTGGCGGCCATTTCTCGTGCGTGCTTAAACGCGGGCAAATCCTGCGGATGACCGACATTGAAGGCGGGGCAAATGTCAGCCTGATCATGCTCAACGCCCACGAAAAAAGTGAGCGTCTCAACCTGCCCGATACGCTGAAAGGGCAGCATACGGCACGCCTGACTGCCGGGCACTGCTTCTATTCTGATATGGGCCGGGTTCTGACTGGTATCACCGCCGATACCAGCGGCTGGCACGATCCCTTCGGTGGCGTTCTGAATGCGGCTGAAGTGGCTGAAAAATACGGACAGGGGCGTTATCAGGAACGGCGCAATGGTTTTTTCCGCAACGGGACGGACAACCTGCTGGTGGAGATGGGCAAGTGGGATCTCAATCTCGAAGATCTGCTGATGGTCGTTAACTTCTTCAGCAAAGTGACGGTGGATGACGACGGACAGTTCAGCTTCCACCCGGGTCATTCCCAGCCTGGTTGTCATGTTGACCTGTTTGCACCCATGGATGTGCTGGTGGTGATGACCGCGCTACAACACCCCATGGACCCGTCGACAGAATATGCGCCGCGCCCGGTACAGCTGAGCTGGTGGCAGGTGCAAGACGAAGAATCGGCCATTCGCGCACTTCTGACGCGTCCGGAAAACGAACGCGCTATCACCAATACGCAACTTTTCGCCCTCTGAGGAGACTGATGATGACCGTTGCCAGCGAAAAACACGCGCACCATGCCAGCTTTCGCCATGTGATCCCGGCGGGCGAGCCTTACATGTTTGACGTGAAAAAAGGGCAGACCCTGCGCCTGCTCGATCTGGAGGGCAACCAGGCGGTTGATACCCTTTTCTATCATGCCGATAACCCGCGCGAACGCTATGATCCCCAGCGAACGCTGCGCCGTCAAAATAACGCGTACCTCACCCATGGTAGCGTGCTGTATTCCAATCTGGGCAATCCGTTGTTGACTATCGTCGCCGATACTTGCGGACGCCACGATACGCTTGGCGGGGCATGCGCGCAGGAAAGCAATACCGTGCGTTATGCCCTCGACAAACGTCATATGCACAGCTGTCGCGATAACTTCCTCTGCGCCTGTCTGCACGATGGTCGCCTGCAAAAGCGCGATATTGGGGCGAACATCAATTTCTTTATGAACGTCCCTGTGACACCACAAGGCGGGCTGACGTTTGAGGATGGGATCTCCGCGCCGGGGAAATATGTTGAGCTTCGCGCAGAGTGCAACGTCATTGTGCTGATCTCTAACTGCCCACAGCTGAATAACCCCTGCAATGGCTGGGAACCGACGCCTGCCGAGGTGCTGGTATGGAACTGACTCCAACGCCAACTCGCTGGCAGCGTCTGCGCCAGATAATCTACCGACTCTTTGATGTTCGCGCCGGGCGCATTCTGCTGTAAACGCGTTTTCCCCATGGACGACCATGCGGTGAGCCGACTATCGGCGGGACGACCCGCCACGATTGAGTCTGACCTATGTTGACGAAACTCCTGATTGCAAACCGTGGGGCCATTGCCTGTCGCATTCTGCGTACACTGCGCGCCATGAACATAGGCGGCGTGGCCGTCTATTCTGAGGCGGATATCAGCAGTCTGCATATTCGCGAAGCAGACGACGCCATTAGTCTCGGTGATGGTCCTGCGGCCAATACCTATCTGGTGACTGAAAAAATTATCGCCGCCGCTAAAGCCAGCGGTGCGCAGGCTATCCATCCGGGTTATGGATTCCTCTCTGAAAATGCCGCATTTGCCGAAGCCTGTGAAGCTGCCGGGATTGCGTTTGTTGGCCCAACGGCGGAACAACTCCGTGTCTTCGGCCTGAAACATACCGCCCGTGCGCTGGCAAAAACCCACGGCGTCCCCCTGCTGGAAGGGACGGAGTTACTGGCGGACGTGGATGAGGCCCTGTGCGCTGCCGATGAGGTTGGCTACCCGGTTATGCTGAAAAGCACGGCGGGCGGGGGCGGCATCGGTATGCGTGTCTGCTACAACGCCGCTGAACTCAATGACGCATTTGACGCGGTGGTCCGGCTGGGTAAAAACAATTTCAGCGATGCGGGCGTGTTTATCGAAAAATACATTGAGCGTGCGCGCCACCTGGAAGTCCAGCTATTTGGTGACGGTAACGGAGAGGTGATTGCCCTCGGCGTGCGTGACTGCTCGGTACAGCGTCGCAACCAGAAAGTGCTGGAAGAGACACCCGCACCAAACCTGCCTGAGGGTATGGAACGCGCATTATGTGAAGCGGCGATCGCGCTGGGGAAAGCCGTAAACTATCGCAGTGCCGGCACGGTTGAATTCGTTTATGACAGCGATGCCGCGCGTTTTTACTTCCTTGAAGTCAACACCCGTTTGCAGGTTGAACATGGTGTGACCGAGCAGGTGTGGGGCGTAGATCTGGTACGCTGGATGATTACCCTCGCAGCCGGAACGTTGCCGCCGCTGGCCTCTCTGCGTGAAAACCTCAACCCCGTCGGGCATGCGATTCAGGCGCGGGTGTACGCAGAAGATCCCGGACGCCAGTTTCAGCCCTCTCCTGGCCTGCTGACCGATGTGGCGTTCCCGGAGGACGATCGGCAAACGTTGCGTATCGACACCTGGGTTGAATCGGGTTGTGACGTCCCGCCATTTTTTGATCCCATGCTGGCGAAAATTATTGCCTGGCAGCCTACCCGCGAAGCCGCTATTCACGCCCTGGATGCGGCTCTCGGTAACACGCGCCTCTACGGTGTGGAAACCAACCGCCGTTACCTGCAACAGATTTTAACCTTCGCGCCATTTACCCGTGGTGAACCCTGGACACGGTGTCTGGAAGGACTTGCCTATCAGGCTTCCACGCTGGACGTGCTGAGTGCCGGGACACAAACGACAGTGCAGGATTATCCAGGGCGCGTAGGGTATTGGGCGGTAGGCGTTCCCCCCTCCGGCCCCATGGACAACCAGGCATTACGCCTCGGTAACCGTCTGCTGGGCAATGACGAGCAGGCCGCTGCGCTGGAGATCACCCTCAGCGGCCCGACGTTAAAATTTAACTGCGATGCTCAACTGGTGGTGACCGGGGCAGAGATTGCACTCATGCTGGACGGTGAGCCACTGGTCAATAATCGTGTGATTCGCGTCCATGCCGGAATGACGTTACGCATGGGGGAGATCCTCGGCGAGGGTGTTCGCAGCTACCTGTGCCTGCGCGGGGGATTCTGCGTACCGGATTATCTGGGCAGCAAAAGTACCTTTACACTGGGTCAGTTTGGCGGACACGCCGGGCGAGCATTGCGCACTGGTGATGTGCTGCATGTGTTGCCGTTAACGTCGCCAGCCCCTGACGCTGAGTTACCTGCTTCTCTGCACACTGTGCTCGCGCCAGTCCGCACGTTAAGGGTGATTTATGGCCCACATGGTGCGCCGGAATACTTTACGCCTGGGTATATGGCGACCTTCTTCGCCACTGACTGGGAAGTGCATTTCAATTCAAGTCGCACAGGCGTACGCCTGATCGGGCCGAAACCTGAGTGGGTACGCGACAGTGGCGGCGAAGCGGGTTTGCATCCGTCGAATATTCATGACAATCCGTATGCCATCGGTGCAGTGGATTTTACCGGCGATATGCCGGTGATCCTCGGCCCGGATGGCCCGAGTCTGGGAGGATTTGTCTGCCCGGTCACCGTCATTGAGGCTGACTTGCATGTGGTCGGACAACTGAAAGCGGGCGATAAAGTGCGTTTTGTTCCTGTAGATATGATGACGGCCCGGCGGCTTGCACAGGTGCAGGAGGCGCAAATCGCCAGCCTGCATCCACATGAGATCTCCTGGCAACCGACTGAGCTGACATCGCCTGTTGTGTTGACGTGCGGTCAGGCGGATAAACGCCTGGTCGCGCGACTTTCTGGCGACACACACCTGCTGCTGGAAATAGGTGAACCGGAGCTGGACCTGGTGTTGCGCTTTCGCGCGCATGCTCTGATGCAGGCCCTGGAAGGCCACGCGCTTGAAGGGGTTATTGATTTAACACCGGGGATCCGTTCACTACAAATCCACTATCAGCCGGATGTGATGAGCCTCGCGCAACTGCTGGAGGCGATCACCGTGCTGTGGCAGGGTGTCTGTGAGCGTGAGGATCTGGATGTGCCGTCGCGTGTGATCTGGCTGCCGCTGTCATGGGATGATCCTGCATGCCAGAAAGCGATTGATAAATACATGACGACAGTGCGTCGCGACGCGCCGTGGTGTCCGAGCAATCTGGAGTTTATCCGCCGTATTAACGACCTGGCGAATGTCGATGAGGTTTACAAAACGGTCTTTGACGCCCGCTATCTGGTGATGGGCCTGGGCGACGTTTATCTGGGTGCGCCGGTGGCAACGCCGCTCGATCCGCGCCACCGTCTGGTTACCACCAAGTACAACCCGGCGCGCACCTGGACGGCGGAAAACTCGGTCGGTATCGGCGGAGCCTATCTCTGTGTTTACGGCATGGAGGGGCCGGGGGGATACCAGTTTGTTGGACGAACGCTGCAAATGTGGAATCGCTACCGCGCGGTGGCCGATTTTAACGGCAAACCCTGGTTGCTACGTTTCTTCGATCAGATCCGTTTTTATCCCGTTTCTGCTGATGAACTGTTGACCATTCGCCGCGACTTCCCGCTGGGTCGCTATCCGCTTCGCATCGAGCACACCACCCTGAAACTGGCCGACTACCAGCAGTTCCTTGCTGATGAGGCGCAGAGCATCGAAGCGTATCGCACTCATCAACAGAGCGCATTTGACGCTGAGCGTGAACGCTGGATCGCCAGCGGTCAGGCCCATTTTGACAGTACCGATGTGCTCACAGATGAGGGGGAAGACGCGCCGTTGCAGGCAGGCCAGACAGGGATCGACAGTCCCGTTTCGGGCAATTTGTGGCAGGTGAACGTTGTGCCTGGCAGCCAGGTACGGGAGGGCGATGTACTGGTGGTGCTGGAGTCGATGAAGATGGAGATCCCGTTGCTTGCTGCCCGTGATGGCGTGGTAAGCCAGGTGCGCGTGCAGCCAGGCTCGTCGGTGCGTGCAGGGCAGTGTGTCGTGGTTATGGAGAAAACAGTATGAGGCATCCGTTTGATTTACGTCTTGACGTGCTGGCGCTGGCATACCGTGAAGGCCGTGTCACTCCGCGTGAAGTGATTGCCACATTACGCGAACGGGCGCTGGCGCTGAACCCGGAATTTAATGCTTTTATTCATATCCTGACGGCGGATGAACTGGAACCTTATCTGGCTGCGCTCGACGATGTGCAACCCGCGTCTTTACCGCTGTACGGTGTGCCGTTTGCCATCAAAGATAATATTGATCTTGCGGGCATCAACACGACAGCAGCCTGTCCAGCATATGCATATACAGCGGAGCAGGATGCGACCATCGTTGCTCAACTGATTGCTCTGGGGGCAATACCGCTCGGCAAAACCAATCTCGACCAGTTCGCCACCGGGCTCAACGGCACGCGCTCGCCGTATGGGGCATGTCGTAACAGCATACTTGCGGATTATCCGTCAGGCGGTTCCAGTGCAGGTTCGTCACTGGCTGTGGCGTTAGGCCTGGCCAGTTTCTCACTCGGTACTGATACTGCCGGGAGCGGACGCGTTCCGGCTTCCTTAAACAACCTGGTTGGCCTGAAAGCAACCAAAGGGTTAATTTCGACAGCCGGCGTGATTCCGGCCTGCCGCACGCTGGACTGCGTGACCTTCTTCACGACCACAGCAGCAGAAGCAAGCCAGCTTTTGTCGCTAACGGCGGTGAACGACCCGCGCGACGAGTACAGCCGAACGAACCCAGCGTGGAATGGCCCGCAGGCATTTGGTATACCCGAACCGGGTTTTCGTTTCGGTGTGCCAGAGAGGCCTGAATTTCTTGGCTGTGAGGAAAGCGAAGCGCTCTTTAACGCCGCAAAAGCACGTTTAGTTGCGATGGGGGGCGTACCTGTGGTGATTGATTTTACGCCATTCCTTGCCGCAGCAACGTTATTGTATGACGGCCCGTGGGTCGCTGAGCGCTATCATGTGGCGGGAAAATTGATTGAGCAACAGCCAGATGCTGTTCTGCCGGTAATTCGCGATGTACTCCGCAAAGCGCCAGAAACCGATGCGGTCGCAACGTTTGACGCCCAGTACAGATTACAGGGCTATAAAACGCAGTGTGATGCCATCCTGACCCATCTGGAATGCGTGCTGACACCGACGTATCCTCGCCCGGTCACGCTCGCAGAACTGGCGGATGAGCCGGTGAAACGTAACGCTGATCTGGGGTTTTATACCAATTTTATGAATCTGCTCGATTACGCCGCAGTTGCTGTACCTGCGGGGGTAATGGTGAGCGGATTACCCTCCGGTGTGACCCTGTTTGGCCGGGCATTCACAGACCAATATTTGCTGAGCCTGGCTGATGCCTTGCAGCGACATCAGACGTTTGCGTTGCCCGGAGGCAGAGACGTGTCCAGCGTCGCCCCCGAATCGGTTGCCAGCCACGACCGAATGCCGATTGTGGTTTGTGGTGCGCATCTTGATGGGCTGCCGCTGAATGTTCAGTTGCGCCAGCGTGGCGCAACGCTGCGGGAGGAAACCCGAAGTGCGCCGCATTATCGCCTTTATGCGCTGGCAGACGGTAAACGGCCGGGCATGGTTCGCGACACGGAGCTGGGCGCAGCCATCGCTGTTGAAGTGTGGGAACTGCCGCACAGCGAAGTGGGATCATTCCTGGGTGGAATTCCTGCGCCGCTGGGGCTGGGTAAAGTGGAGCTGGAGGATGGTCGCTGGTTAACGGGCTTTATCTGTGAGGCGTACGGGTTACAAGGCGCGCAGGACATTACTGATTTCGGCGGATGGCGGGCATGGCTCGCCTGATATGAGAGGGCAGCCAGTGGATGACACTGGCTGCATGCCATTAACGGTAAAGCGGCTTTTCTGCGACCGGGATCAGCAGCGCGGATTGCCAGTCTGCCAGCGTCAATTGCGCGAGTTTCCCGAGCACCGTGTAGAACGGGTGTCCGGCCTTGTCGACAAAGACGGAAAGGAAACGGGTGCTCCACGGTAACAGATGCCAGGCCAGAAGCTGGTCTCGTTCGGTATTACGGTCGTTCTCAGAAAGCCATGCCGCCAGCATCAGCAATGTGCCGAAGTGATCTTCCGGCTCATTTTGCTGCATTTCAAACGCAATGCTGTTTTCACGCATCCACTGGCGTAATGCGAGTGTCGATTCGCCGAATAAAACCGACTCACGATCCAGCCAGACGGAACCCCAGGGAGGGGCAGGCAATGCCCACGGTCCCACAAACAGTCGCTGCCAGGCTTCAGGCAATGTCTCATCGGCCGGAGTGTTCAGGGTTTCGGCGAGCGGGGTGATGACCTCTTTTGGAAGCGGCCAGTCCTGAACCCAGTCGGTATGGGTAAGGGCGGATACCAGGGGAGCAGCCTGCGCACTGTCAGGCGCAAAATAGAACAGTGCACCCAGAACCCGGGCGCTAAAGGCGAACGCCTCGCGTTGCGATACTTCATTCATAACAACATTCCTTGCTTCCGCGCAAGTGGCCCCGCGCGGAGAGTTCACTTGATTTGACCAGTATAACGCGAACCGGCTTAAGCCTTCTCGATCTGTACCAGATTCGTGTGCTGCGGGTTGCCCTTCGCCAGGGGAGAAGGACGATGTGTGGTCAGGGTATTGATACAGGCGCCATGGTCAATGCGATCGCCCTTCATGTTGGCGTCGTGCCATGCGCCCTGGCCCATTGCGCTTACGCCAGGCATGATGCGAGGAGTAACTTTTGCCGAAATACGCACTTCACCGCGATCGTTAAAGACGCGGACCATGTCGCCGTTTTTGATTCCTCGCTGCCCGGCATCCACCGGATTAAGCCACACTTCCTGACGGCAGGCCGCCTGAAGCACATCAATATTGCCGTAGCTGGAATGGGTGCGGGCCTTGAAATGGAAACCAAACAACTGTAGTGGGAATGTACTGCGTTCCGGTGCATCCCAGCCTTCAAACGTGGAAGCGTAAACCGGCAGTGGTGTAATGGATTCATCTTCTGCCAGCTCCCAGGATGCCGCGATTTTCGCAAGCTTGCTGGAGTAAATCTCAATCTTGCCTGACGGCGTTTTGAGTGGATTTGCCTGCGGATCGTCGCGGAATTTTTTATAGGCCACAAAGTGTCCCGCCGGATCTTTGCGCTTATAAATCCCCATCTCTTTCAGTGCGTCGTAGGAGGGCAATTGGGGATCTTTTTCAAGCATTTTGGCGTACAGATACTGTAGCCACTGTGCCTGAGTGCGCCCTTCGGTGAACTGCTGATGAATATCCGGGCCGAGCCGTTTCGCCACTTCGCTCATGATCCAGTAAATCGGTTTGCGCTCAAACTTCGGTGCGGTGACAGGCTGCAGGAAGATCAGATACCCCATGTTGCCAGCATAATCGTTCGGGATGATGTCTTCTTGTTCCACGGTCATCAGGTCGGGCAGTACAAGGTCGGCGTATTTCGCGGATGAGGTCATGAAATTGTCGATGACCACAATCATTTCGCATTTGCGCTCATCCTGCAAAATGTCGTGGGTTTTGTTGATGTCCGAATGCTGGTTAATGATGGTGTTACCGGCATAGTTCCAGATGAACTTGATCGGTACATCAAGCTTATCTTTTCCGCGAACGCCATCGCGCAATGCCGTCATTTCCGGGCCGCGCGCAATGGCGTCGGTCCAGCTAAAACAGGAGATCTGGGTTTTCACCGGGTTATCCGGCAGCGGCATTCGCTCAATGGTGATGGTATAGGTTGATTCTCGTGCCCCACTGTTTCCGCCGTTGATCCCTACGTTGCCTGTCAGAATGGGTAGCATGGCGATAGCGCGCGAGGTTTGTTCGCCGTTGGCCTGACGTTGTGGCCCCCAGCCCTGGCAGATATAGGCGGGTTTTGCCGTCCCAATTTCGCGTGCAAGTTTAATGATGCGCTCGGCAGGGATACCCGTAATACGCGAAGCCCACTCCGGGGTTTTGGCGGTAGCATCGTCACCCTGGCCCAGAATGTAGGCTTTATAGTGACCGTTGGCAGGCGCACCTTCCGGCAGCGTTTTCTCGTCATAACCTACGCAGTAGGTATCCAGGAAAGACTGGTCGACCAAATTTTCGTCAATCAAAACCCATGCAATCCCGGCCACCAGCGCGGCATCAGTGCCTGGACGTATAGGGACCCACTCATCCTCGCGTCCGGCTGCGGTGTCGGTATAACGAGGATCGATCACGATCATTCGCGCATTTGAGCGCTCGCGTGCCTGTTCAAGATAGTAGGTGATCCCGCCGCCGCTCATGCGTGTTTCCGCAGGGTTATTTCCGAACATCACCACCAGCTTGCTGTTCTCAATATCGGAGGTACTGTTCCCGGCATTTGTGCCGTAGGTGTACGGCATGGCGCAGGCGATTTGTGCAGTGCTGTACGTGCCATAGTGGCTAAGAAAGCCGCCGTAGCAGTTCATCAGACGTGCGACCAGTGAGGCATACGGAGAGGAGCGCGTAATGTTGCCACCGACAATGCCGGAGGAGTAGTTAATGTAAACGGCTTCGTTACCGTAGGTTTCCACCACGCCTCTCAGGCTGGTAGTCAGGGTATTCAGCGCTTCATCCCAACTGATGCGCTCGAATTTTCCTTCTCCACGTTTGCCAACGCGTTTCATGGGGTAGTTAAGACGATCCGGATGATTAATACGGCGGCGGATGGAACGTCCTCGCAGGCAGGCGCGTACCTGGTGATCGCCATAGATATCGTCGCCAGTATTATCGGTCTCAACCCAGTACACTTCGTCATCACGCACGTGTAACCGGAGCGCACAGCGACTCCCGCAGTTTACGGAACAGGCTCCCCAGACGACTTTATCCTCACCGGGGCGGGTAGCATGTTGCACCGCTGCAGCGGCAGTTTTTAGACCAAAGGGGAGAGAAAGGCCACCGGCGGCAAGCGCCAGTGAGCCTATTGCGGTAGATTTGACCAGCGTTCGACGGCTTATCCCGCCGTGGTTGTCTGCCTCGGACATGACTCACTCCATCATTTTGAGTAGGGTTTATTTTTACCCGTTATGACAACCGGGTTAATGATAAAGTGAGTGTTACTTATTTAGGGTTAAAGGATATTAATCCTTATCAAGCTAATGGATATTGCCGGTCTCGGAAAGAATATCCCTGTCACTGCGGTTCACTCGGTGCTTCCTGAGAACCCGACGTTTGAGCATTTCCTGTGCGGGTATATAAAATTTTAAACGTATCACTCGCACAATGCCCAACAACCTGCGCGTCAGGTTGATCGGCCTGGTCGTTCGGAACTATGTTGAGCGTGAAGCCTGCCTCTGGGACGCCATTATTGATAATTTTCTGCTGAATATCACTTTTCACGCGTTCGCAAGAGTCCGGGGCGGCCAGAAGGGCCGGGGAAGCACTCATCAACAGCAGGGCGGTAATCCAGGGTAACCGTTTCATTTGTTGCTCCTTCTCTCTGTGTGTAGGGTAATTTTAGCAGACTTCCTGTAAGTATTTGTTTTTGGTGGCAACATTCTGAATTATCTTAAAAAGAAGAAAAGATCGGGTGGGCAATAATATTTGCTTTTATCTTAAATTTCCGCCGGATGTGTGCGAAATCAAAGCGTGCTCATTCGGAAAACCTATAATCCTCACCTATTGATTAGTCTCTGGTCAGTCAAATCGAGAATACCTGCACTCCACGCATTTCTGTTGTATTGCCATATTGTTGACAATTCCTGTTCAGGACCTTTTCCCGTGGGTTGCAGGATCTCCGCATAAGTGAAGAAAATGAGTACCGATAACAAGCTAATTAGCTTACTTCGTCAATCCTATGGAACGTCTAATCCGCAGGAAGCCGCAACGTTTCTGTCGTCGGCGATTGGCCGCGTGCTGAAGATGGAAAAAGAGGCGCGACGCGCGCACATTACGGAGGCGCTGAAGGGCGTTGACCTCCGTCGGGACGCTGGCGGCGGCATGAACAGTAAGCCGAAGACCGTCTATAAAGACACGAAAGCGACCCAGGAAAAACTGGCAAAACTGGAAGCCACTCTCCAGGAAATGAAGGCGAAATATCACGCCTTGCTTAACGATGGTCCTCAAACGGCTGAAGAGAATACGCGGCTGAAAAACCGCATTGCCGAACTTCAGAAAAGTATCGAAAACCAAAAAAGTCAGCATTTTCAGGAGTTGGCGTTACTGCGACAACACAGCAGTAACGTGGCGAATGCCAGCGAATTGGCCGCGCTTCAGCAGCAGCTTGAAGATTTTCAGGAATTATCGACTCAGCTCAGTGACGAATGTGAACAGCATAAAACCCGTCTGAAGACACTGGAAGCGACCCTTGAAGATAAAACCGCACAGGTGGCACGTCTG
This sequence is a window from Enterobacter sp. RHBSTW-00994. Protein-coding genes within it:
- the atzF gene encoding allophanate hydrolase, whose protein sequence is MRHPFDLRLDVLALAYREGRVTPREVIATLRERALALNPEFNAFIHILTADELEPYLAALDDVQPASLPLYGVPFAIKDNIDLAGINTTAACPAYAYTAEQDATIVAQLIALGAIPLGKTNLDQFATGLNGTRSPYGACRNSILADYPSGGSSAGSSLAVALGLASFSLGTDTAGSGRVPASLNNLVGLKATKGLISTAGVIPACRTLDCVTFFTTTAAEASQLLSLTAVNDPRDEYSRTNPAWNGPQAFGIPEPGFRFGVPERPEFLGCEESEALFNAAKARLVAMGGVPVVIDFTPFLAAATLLYDGPWVAERYHVAGKLIEQQPDAVLPVIRDVLRKAPETDAVATFDAQYRLQGYKTQCDAILTHLECVLTPTYPRPVTLAELADEPVKRNADLGFYTNFMNLLDYAAVAVPAGVMVSGLPSGVTLFGRAFTDQYLLSLADALQRHQTFALPGGRDVSSVAPESVASHDRMPIVVCGAHLDGLPLNVQLRQRGATLREETRSAPHYRLYALADGKRPGMVRDTELGAAIAVEVWELPHSEVGSFLGGIPAPLGLGKVELEDGRWLTGFICEAYGLQGAQDITDFGGWRAWLA
- the dmsD gene encoding Tat proofreading chaperone DmsD, which gives rise to MNEVSQREAFAFSARVLGALFYFAPDSAQAAPLVSALTHTDWVQDWPLPKEVITPLAETLNTPADETLPEAWQRLFVGPWALPAPPWGSVWLDRESVLFGESTLALRQWMRENSIAFEMQQNEPEDHFGTLLMLAAWLSENDRNTERDQLLAWHLLPWSTRFLSVFVDKAGHPFYTVLGKLAQLTLADWQSALLIPVAEKPLYR
- the ynfE gene encoding selenate/tellurate reductase subunit YnfE — its product is MSEADNHGGISRRTLVKSTAIGSLALAAGGLSLPFGLKTAAAAVQHATRPGEDKVVWGACSVNCGSRCALRLHVRDDEVYWVETDNTGDDIYGDHQVRACLRGRSIRRRINHPDRLNYPMKRVGKRGEGKFERISWDEALNTLTTSLRGVVETYGNEAVYINYSSGIVGGNITRSSPYASLVARLMNCYGGFLSHYGTYSTAQIACAMPYTYGTNAGNSTSDIENSKLVVMFGNNPAETRMSGGGITYYLEQARERSNARMIVIDPRYTDTAAGREDEWVPIRPGTDAALVAGIAWVLIDENLVDQSFLDTYCVGYDEKTLPEGAPANGHYKAYILGQGDDATAKTPEWASRITGIPAERIIKLAREIGTAKPAYICQGWGPQRQANGEQTSRAIAMLPILTGNVGINGGNSGARESTYTITIERMPLPDNPVKTQISCFSWTDAIARGPEMTALRDGVRGKDKLDVPIKFIWNYAGNTIINQHSDINKTHDILQDERKCEMIVVIDNFMTSSAKYADLVLPDLMTVEQEDIIPNDYAGNMGYLIFLQPVTAPKFERKPIYWIMSEVAKRLGPDIHQQFTEGRTQAQWLQYLYAKMLEKDPQLPSYDALKEMGIYKRKDPAGHFVAYKKFRDDPQANPLKTPSGKIEIYSSKLAKIAASWELAEDESITPLPVYASTFEGWDAPERSTFPLQLFGFHFKARTHSSYGNIDVLQAACRQEVWLNPVDAGQRGIKNGDMVRVFNDRGEVRISAKVTPRIMPGVSAMGQGAWHDANMKGDRIDHGACINTLTTHRPSPLAKGNPQHTNLVQIEKA
- a CDS encoding DUF1161 domain-containing protein, giving the protein MKRLPWITALLLMSASPALLAAPDSCERVKSDIQQKIINNGVPEAGFTLNIVPNDQADQPDAQVVGHCASDTFKILYTRTGNAQTSGSQEAPSEPQ